The sequence below is a genomic window from Flavobacterium keumense.
TGGATTTTTATCTAGATGGAGATGCTCCTTCTTATGTGGATATGCCTATTTGGTACACCCATAATATTAAAAATATAGGGGATGAGGTATTGTATACCAATTTTTGGATCAATGAGTTTTACGATCCAAATGATCCGGATACCTATTTTGAGAATGTTTAGTTTTAATCAAGCACCAAGGCAAAAGAATTAAGAGCCAAGTTGAAAGTTAAAAGTAAAAAACATGAAGCCTAATAATTTATTAGAAAGAACTTTTAATTTTGGGGTTGAAACATTAAAATTGAACCGAAATTTACCTAAAGATTCTGAATATACAATAATTAGATATCAACTTGGTAAATCAGCAACATCTGTTGGTGCAAATTATGAAGAATCACAAGCGGGGTCTTCTAAAGCAGATTTTAAAAACAAAGTTAGAATTGCATTAAAAGAAGCACGTGAGTCGAATTATTGGTTACGAGTTATTAAAGCACTCGGAGAAATAGAGAATAGTAAATTGGATAATTTGTTACAAGAAAGTAAAGAAATTAAAAATATACTTGCAGCAATAATAAATAATACTAAATAAGTTTTAAAGCCTTGGTTCTTTTTACTTTTACCTTGGCTCCTAAAAATATAAATAATGAAAGAAAAATTAAAAGTAATGACAGTGGTTGGGACTCGTCCCGAGATAATTCGCTTGTCAAGAGTAATGGCAGCTTTAGATCAGTCGGAGGCTATTGAACATATAATAGTCCATACTGGTCAAAACTACGATTACGAATTGAATCAAATATTTTTTGACGATTTAGGCATTCGTAAACCGGATTTCTTTTTGGATGCAGCAGGTGCTACAGCTACAGAAACGGTGGGGCAAATATTAATTAAAATAGATCCACTTTTAGCTAGTGAGCAGCCTGACGCTTTTTTAGTTTTAGGAGATACCAATAGTTGTTTGTGCGCAATACCAGCTAAAAAACGTCATATTCCTATTTTTCATATGGAAGCAGGAAACCGATGTTTTGACCAGCGAGTTCCAGAAGAAACGAATCGTAAAATCGTAGACCATGTTTCTGATATTAATTTGACATATAGTTCTATAGCCAGAGAATATTTACTTCGTGAAGGTTTACCTGCCGATAGAATCATCAAAACGGGTTCTCCAATGTATGAAGTCCTTCATCATTACTTACCCGAAATTAATAAGTCGGATATTATCTCTAGATTAAATCTAGAAGAAAATAAATTTTTTGTTATCTCAGCACATAGAGAAGAAAATATCAATAGCGAAAAAAACTTTAAAGGGTTAATGGACAGTTTGAATCTGATTGCTGAAAAATATGGTTACCCAATCATTGTGAGTACGCACCCGCGAACTAAAAAAATGATGGATGCGAAACAGTTTGAAATGCGTCCAGAGATTCAGTTTTTAAAACCTATGGGTTTCAATGATTATAATGCATTGCAAATGAAATCTTTTGCAGTTTTATCGGATAGTGGAACCATTTCGGAAGAATCCTCTACGCTTAATTTTCCTGCCTTGAATATTCGTGAAGCGCATGAAAGACCAGAGGCAATGGAAGAAGCATCGGTGATGATGGTGGGATTAAACCCAGAACGAATTATGCAAGGATTGGTTCAATTACAATCTCAAAAAAGAGGTGTTGAACGTAATTTTAGACCGGTAGCCGATTATTCTATGCCGAATGTTTCAGAAAAAATGGTACGAATCATTTTAAGTTATACCGATTATATCAAAAGAACAGTTTGGAGCGAATGATAAATAGAAAAATACTAATACACTCTATTGTTTTTAGTCCCGATGGTGTCTCAACGGCTTATCTATATAATGATATAGCGCTTGGATTTAAGAAAAATGGATATGAAGTAGTCGTATTAACCACTACGCCGCATTATAATATAGTAAAAGAAGACTCTGCAAAGCAACCATTATGTCCCAAATTAATGGGGCTTTTTTATGAGAGTAGTTTTAATGAGATTAGAGTTATTCACGTTCCCTTAAAAAAATATAAGAGTACAACACTTAGAATACTATCGTTTATATATTGGCATTTGTTTTCATTCTTTATAGGATTGTCTATCAATAAAATCGACTTTATTCTAAGTCCATCTCCACCATTAAGTATAGGGTTTGTATCTATTTTAATTGCAAAAATTAAGAAAGCTAAAATTGTATACAATGTACAAGAAATTTATCCAGACTTATTAATTAATCAAGGTGGATTAAAATCAAAACTAATTATAAATATATTAAAATGGCTTGAGAAATTTGTTTATAATAATTCGAATGCTATAATAACAATAGACCAGCTGTTCTATAATCAAATAAAAGATCGATTAAAAAATTTACAAAAATTGAATATTATTCCAAATTTTGTAGACACTGAATTATATAAACCAGAAACTAAAGTAACTCTACCTCCTGTTTTTACTGATGATAAATCCAAGCTAAAGTTACTATATGCTGGAAATATTGGTTTCTTTCAAGATTGGGAACCTGTTTTTTATGCCGCTAAAAAGTTATTAAATACTAATATTGAATTTTGGATAATAGGAGAAGGAGTTAGAAAAGAGTATTTAATGAATAGGGTTAATGAAGAAAAATTAAGTAATATTAAAATACTTCCATACCAAAATAGAAGTTTAATGCCGGCTATTAATTCTTTTGCGGATATTCATTTTATTTCCATTAGTAAAGAAATGGAACAAGAAGGATTTCCATCAAAAGTGTATACAATTATGGCTTGTGCAAAACCAATGATTATTTTAACTGGTGAAAACACCCCTCTCTTTAACTTTCTTTCAGGTAAAAATTGTTCAATCCTTATTTCCGATAATCGTAATGACAGTTTTGTTGAATCTATTATTTCATTAGCTAGTGACAAGAATAAACAATTTGAATTAGGACAGAATGGATATAATGAAATTCAAAATTTTTATACTAAAGAGAAAGTAATTGAACAGTATCTAGATTTATTTGAAAAGATTTGATGAAAAAAAAATCTAATATAATCATCACAGGAGTTAGAGGTTTTGTAGGATCTAATCTATTTGAATATTTACTAGACAATAATTGGGAGCCTATATCTCTCAATCTTAGAAATACCAACTGGAAATCGGAGATTGATAATGAATCTACTGCAATTATTCATCTTGCCGGCAAAGCACACGATCTAAAAAATAGTTTTAATCCTGATCAATATTTTGATGTAAACACTAAGTTAACTCAAGAATTATTTGATGTATTTTTGGAAAGCAATTGCCGCGATTTTATATTTTTTAGTAGTGTAAAGGCAGTTACTGATAAAGCAGAAGATATTGTAAAAGAAGAAACAGTAACTAATCCTCAAACTGCTTACGGTCAATCAAAACTCCAGGCAGAGCAGTATATTTTAAGTAAAACACTGCCACAAGGAAAGCGAGTATTCATAATTCGTCCTGCTATGATTCATGGCCCCGGTAATAAAGGCAACTTGAATTTGTTGTATCAATTAGTCTCAAGAGGAATACCTTGGCCTTTAGGCTCTTTTCATAATCAGCGTTCTTTTTGTAGTATTGATAATGTTTGCTTTGTAATCCAACAAATTTTAGAACGGGATGATATTCCTTCTGGAGTCTATAATTTAGCAGATGACGAAGCATTATCAACCAATGAATTGATTGAACTCATTGTATCAACTACAAATAAAAAAACAAAAATTCTTAATATCCCTAAAAATATAATTAATACAATTGCTGAATTAGGAAATGTATTGTATTTGCCTTTAAATACAGAACGGTTGGATAAATTGACTGAAAGTTTTGTAGTTTCTAATGCTAAAATTAAAGCTGCTTTGGGAATTGAAAAATTACCTGTTTCTGCAAAAGAAGGTTTAGTAAAAACAATAAAATCGTTTATTTAATGATTTTCGAAACTATACAAAACCAATTGGAAACGAATCGTTTTACCATCGTTTCAAAAGATCACAACCGCCCTTGGGGTGGTTTTTTCGTTATTGCTGAGGAGCAAGCACAGGCTTTTGCCAATGCCTACTTTGATGGCTTGGATGTGTCTACTTTAAAAAGAGGCGGTGCATTAAGCCCTAAAATTCTAGTTGTAGCGCCAAAGCAACGGTTGTCTTGGCAGTACCACCACCGTAGAGCTGAGATATGGCGAGTGATTCAAAGGCAAGCTGGAATTAAGAGAAGCCCTAACGATATCGAAGGGGAATTAGAAATTCTAAGCGTAGGCGATACCATTACCTTGCAACAAGGGGAGCGTCACCGTTTAATAGGTTTAGACGATTATGCCGTCATTGCTGAGATTTGGCAACATACGGATGCGAATCATCCTTCGGATGAAGAGGATATAGTGCGGGTGCAGGATGATTTTGGAAGATGAGTCGATTTATGATATATGATTTACGATATACGATTTACGAGGTACGATGTGCCAATTTAGCAATTTGAAAATGTATCAATTTACAATTTACGATATTAGCTTCGCTCCCCACATACTCTGCTCCAAGTATTCGCAGACTTTGGCTTTGCCTCGGGTCGTTTTACGAAGTTTGATTATGAAATGTAGCAATTTAAAAATGTAACAATTCGTGTAAGTTACACTACACGTTACCCTCTATAGAGGGATTAAGGGTATGTTATTTAAAGTACAAAGTACGATTTACGATATAGGAAATGTTCAGTGTTCAGCTGTAAGTGATCAGTTGATTTGACTTAATTTTTCTATAATAGAGCGAAGCGACTTCTTCAATTTTCTTATATTACTAATATGGTTTAAAATTTTAGCTTTTGGATTCATTAGAATTTATTGTTAAAAAATTTGTTTATTTTTTCGATTGTAACTACACTTGTATCAATCGTACCAGTATCGCTTCCCGTTAGATCAGCCTTCTGGTCTTTTTTTTTCATTTATGCCTAACAAAAATCTTTTTTTTGTCAGTACCCCGTAAGGAAAATAAGCATGCTTTTAATTTGTATAAATTTCGTCTCATTTATAATAACACCTATATTTTTAGATAGTGAAAATATATAAATTAATATTGTTTTAATTTTGTTTCTATCTATGGACAAATCATTGTTTTTAAATAAGCTTACAGAGCTAGAGTGGGAAGATTTTGAGTTAAAAGAAGCCAAAGCTGAAGTACCTAAATCTTCATGGGAGACCGTTAGTGCATTTGCTAATACTTCTGGAGGGTGGCTTGTTTTTGGTGTAAAACAAACGGGCAGTTTGTTTGAAATTCAAGGGGTTGCTAATC
It includes:
- a CDS encoding four helix bundle protein; this encodes MKPNNLLERTFNFGVETLKLNRNLPKDSEYTIIRYQLGKSATSVGANYEESQAGSSKADFKNKVRIALKEARESNYWLRVIKALGEIENSKLDNLLQESKEIKNILAAIINNTK
- the wecB gene encoding non-hydrolyzing UDP-N-acetylglucosamine 2-epimerase, with product MKEKLKVMTVVGTRPEIIRLSRVMAALDQSEAIEHIIVHTGQNYDYELNQIFFDDLGIRKPDFFLDAAGATATETVGQILIKIDPLLASEQPDAFLVLGDTNSCLCAIPAKKRHIPIFHMEAGNRCFDQRVPEETNRKIVDHVSDINLTYSSIAREYLLREGLPADRIIKTGSPMYEVLHHYLPEINKSDIISRLNLEENKFFVISAHREENINSEKNFKGLMDSLNLIAEKYGYPIIVSTHPRTKKMMDAKQFEMRPEIQFLKPMGFNDYNALQMKSFAVLSDSGTISEESSTLNFPALNIREAHERPEAMEEASVMMVGLNPERIMQGLVQLQSQKRGVERNFRPVADYSMPNVSEKMVRIILSYTDYIKRTVWSE
- a CDS encoding glycosyltransferase family 4 protein, encoding MINRKILIHSIVFSPDGVSTAYLYNDIALGFKKNGYEVVVLTTTPHYNIVKEDSAKQPLCPKLMGLFYESSFNEIRVIHVPLKKYKSTTLRILSFIYWHLFSFFIGLSINKIDFILSPSPPLSIGFVSILIAKIKKAKIVYNVQEIYPDLLINQGGLKSKLIINILKWLEKFVYNNSNAIITIDQLFYNQIKDRLKNLQKLNIIPNFVDTELYKPETKVTLPPVFTDDKSKLKLLYAGNIGFFQDWEPVFYAAKKLLNTNIEFWIIGEGVRKEYLMNRVNEEKLSNIKILPYQNRSLMPAINSFADIHFISISKEMEQEGFPSKVYTIMACAKPMIILTGENTPLFNFLSGKNCSILISDNRNDSFVESIISLASDKNKQFELGQNGYNEIQNFYTKEKVIEQYLDLFEKI
- a CDS encoding NAD-dependent epimerase/dehydratase family protein, which produces MKKKSNIIITGVRGFVGSNLFEYLLDNNWEPISLNLRNTNWKSEIDNESTAIIHLAGKAHDLKNSFNPDQYFDVNTKLTQELFDVFLESNCRDFIFFSSVKAVTDKAEDIVKEETVTNPQTAYGQSKLQAEQYILSKTLPQGKRVFIIRPAMIHGPGNKGNLNLLYQLVSRGIPWPLGSFHNQRSFCSIDNVCFVIQQILERDDIPSGVYNLADDEALSTNELIELIVSTTNKKTKILNIPKNIINTIAELGNVLYLPLNTERLDKLTESFVVSNAKIKAALGIEKLPVSAKEGLVKTIKSFI
- a CDS encoding phosphoheptose isomerase produces the protein MIFETIQNQLETNRFTIVSKDHNRPWGGFFVIAEEQAQAFANAYFDGLDVSTLKRGGALSPKILVVAPKQRLSWQYHHRRAEIWRVIQRQAGIKRSPNDIEGELEILSVGDTITLQQGERHRLIGLDDYAVIAEIWQHTDANHPSDEEDIVRVQDDFGR